The Caldicellulosiruptor changbaiensis genome has a segment encoding these proteins:
- a CDS encoding TIGR02680 family protein: MSKEHRWVLSRAGVFNYWYYDEEYFDFYEGRMLIRGPNGSGKSVTMQSFITLLLDGNYHPSRLDSFGSNARKLEDYVLGEQDISGKNESTAYLFLEFKKENIFVSIGMGMRAKRGSGVDCWYFVLTDNRRFGIDIFFYEKINGQKIPLTRRKFENLIGSGGKVFTSRRDYMQEVNKILFGFENVEDFENLIDLIIRVRAPKLSRDIKPDRICTILQESLPALSESDLRSLSESIENMDKIQTELKNLETIQSCLEKIKRAYDEYNRFLMYQRISELIESHKKLTKATKEYEMLLGDVQKLTDMELKLRNSLDSIEKEEQALKFRLESIKESDIFKLQQRYVELNAEIEDLENQKTLKLSSLNDHMQRLSQADADIKRTKHQLLNSQNLIKDYIEQSKKLLESLNMQRFSDVLDIFEKGEQKSLDIIKNELARSVAEVEKALKNYDTLQDVQKDLDVQLRKLDRSKNELQKYQDELNLLILQLEDAKNLLKSKIKSYFDQNQVLKAELDDITLMFQLINTISQKGEYEGVKKILNDVYSRHYLSISDNLRKLEFEMNLLKEKIKDKKKKIEEIQSQKDEFIPSSEKQKKVRQRLLEKGVPFVPFYMAVDFKPGIDERLKAVIEDALFELGVLNALIVPEKYKNEIDELLEDEKEVVLFPKPAYFSHTLNEYLEVANFENAEGLINEVAAVIDSIHINPVDDGIYVCEDGRFGNGILKGKTTTHEQPKYIGIENRRRYKQMLILQLEEEIQNLTKELEEKKAEANFLKSQLEVLELEKKNFPTSADLDTAFDMIDGVEKNISKLQIEIEALEERIKELTNKQNLLKYEISLIATKLSLPSSKEVFAKAKQDANALSSLLLRLETEALHKQEVERTYQSLNRLYEQIRESVDTLNGDVHRISEKLEVLKLHKEEIEKRLSSEDAQRLFDEQRRAFERLENIPAERKKLNEELFKVTSQKAAAEQKLEFSKQELQSIESEYKLALAAFKIELGFGFVFKGIEFEDDQKLLEFARSKEGELKEYSQKDFSSIFQKLMSIHYTTQIQLAEFGADLVDWKDDKTTYKRYLWTCRKEGRFLSLYQFMDEIAAEIAEKKNLITESERELFEEVLAKNIGFKISRKIMLAQDWVKRMNELMANLSTSSGLTFRLSWEQKRQETEDELSTGELVKLLSKDPLAATDEDRNKIAMHFRSRIEKAKKYQENPENFATLYEIIKEILDYRQWFEFRLYYQKVGESRKELTNNAFDKFSGGEKALSIYVPLLAALCAKYQSAANFAPRIIALDEAFAGVDENNIENMFDLIEKLEFDYIMNSQVLWGDYKTVPGLCIYELLRENNQPSVLKVKYVWNGYKKVLVEV; the protein is encoded by the coding sequence ATGAGCAAAGAACACAGGTGGGTGCTATCCCGAGCGGGTGTTTTTAACTACTGGTACTATGATGAGGAATATTTTGATTTTTACGAGGGCAGGATGTTGATTCGCGGCCCAAACGGTTCTGGAAAGTCTGTCACAATGCAGAGTTTCATAACCCTTCTTTTAGACGGCAACTATCATCCATCCAGGCTTGACTCTTTCGGGTCAAATGCAAGAAAGCTTGAGGACTATGTCTTAGGAGAACAGGATATCTCAGGGAAGAATGAGTCAACAGCATACCTTTTTTTGGAGTTCAAAAAGGAAAACATATTTGTTTCAATAGGGATGGGTATGAGAGCAAAAAGAGGCTCAGGTGTTGACTGCTGGTATTTTGTCTTGACAGACAACAGAAGGTTTGGGATTGATATATTCTTCTATGAAAAGATTAACGGGCAAAAGATTCCACTCACAAGAAGAAAGTTTGAGAACCTGATTGGCAGTGGTGGCAAGGTCTTTACAAGCAGAAGAGATTATATGCAAGAGGTAAACAAGATCCTGTTTGGGTTTGAGAACGTGGAAGACTTTGAGAACTTGATAGATTTAATAATTCGTGTAAGAGCGCCAAAACTTTCAAGGGATATTAAGCCAGACAGGATATGCACTATTTTGCAAGAGTCGCTTCCTGCACTGTCAGAAAGTGACCTTCGTAGCCTTTCAGAGTCAATTGAAAACATGGACAAAATCCAGACAGAGCTTAAAAACTTAGAGACAATCCAATCTTGCCTTGAAAAGATAAAAAGAGCGTATGATGAGTACAACAGATTTTTGATGTACCAAAGAATTTCTGAGCTGATCGAATCACATAAAAAACTGACAAAAGCAACAAAAGAATATGAAATGCTCTTAGGTGACGTTCAAAAACTTACAGATATGGAATTAAAGCTGAGAAATAGTCTTGATAGTATTGAAAAGGAAGAACAGGCGCTGAAGTTTAGGCTTGAGAGTATAAAAGAAAGTGATATATTTAAGCTTCAGCAGAGGTATGTTGAGCTAAATGCTGAAATTGAAGATTTAGAAAATCAGAAAACTTTAAAACTTTCAAGTTTAAATGACCACATGCAAAGGCTCTCTCAGGCAGATGCTGACATCAAGCGTACGAAACACCAGCTTTTAAATTCTCAGAATCTGATAAAAGACTATATTGAGCAGAGCAAAAAGCTACTTGAGAGTTTGAATATGCAAAGGTTTTCGGATGTACTTGATATTTTTGAGAAAGGTGAGCAAAAAAGCTTAGACATTATTAAAAATGAACTGGCCAGATCGGTAGCTGAAGTAGAAAAAGCTCTTAAAAATTATGATACGTTACAAGATGTGCAAAAGGACTTGGATGTTCAGCTTAGAAAACTTGACCGTAGCAAAAATGAGCTTCAAAAGTACCAAGACGAGTTAAATCTTTTAATTCTTCAGCTTGAAGACGCCAAAAATCTTCTAAAAAGCAAGATCAAGAGCTATTTTGACCAAAACCAGGTTTTAAAAGCAGAGCTTGATGATATAACTTTGATGTTTCAGCTGATAAACACAATTTCGCAAAAGGGCGAGTATGAAGGTGTAAAGAAGATTTTGAATGATGTGTATAGCAGACATTATTTGTCAATCTCAGATAACTTGCGAAAGCTCGAGTTTGAAATGAATCTACTCAAAGAGAAAATTAAAGACAAAAAGAAAAAGATTGAGGAGATTCAAAGCCAAAAAGACGAGTTTATACCTTCTTCAGAGAAACAAAAAAAGGTAAGACAAAGACTTTTAGAAAAAGGTGTGCCGTTTGTACCTTTTTACATGGCAGTTGACTTTAAACCGGGCATAGATGAGAGATTAAAAGCTGTGATTGAGGATGCACTTTTTGAGCTTGGAGTTTTAAATGCTCTCATTGTGCCAGAAAAGTACAAAAATGAAATTGATGAACTTTTGGAAGATGAAAAGGAAGTTGTGCTTTTTCCAAAGCCGGCATATTTTTCTCACACATTAAATGAGTATCTTGAGGTTGCAAACTTTGAAAACGCAGAAGGTTTGATTAATGAGGTTGCAGCTGTAATTGACAGTATCCATATAAATCCTGTGGATGATGGAATATATGTGTGCGAAGATGGGCGGTTTGGAAATGGCATATTAAAAGGGAAGACAACCACACATGAACAGCCGAAGTATATAGGCATTGAGAACAGGCGAAGATACAAGCAAATGCTAATTTTGCAGCTTGAAGAGGAGATACAAAATCTTACAAAAGAGTTGGAAGAAAAGAAAGCCGAGGCTAATTTTCTAAAATCCCAGCTTGAGGTTTTAGAGCTTGAGAAGAAAAACTTTCCAACATCTGCGGACTTAGACACTGCCTTTGACATGATAGATGGGGTTGAGAAAAATATTTCAAAGCTTCAGATTGAGATTGAAGCTCTTGAAGAGAGAATAAAAGAGCTGACAAATAAGCAAAATCTGCTGAAATATGAAATTTCACTGATTGCAACAAAGCTATCACTGCCATCTTCAAAAGAAGTTTTTGCAAAGGCAAAACAAGATGCAAATGCGCTGTCGAGCTTACTTTTGCGTCTTGAGACTGAGGCGCTGCACAAGCAGGAAGTTGAAAGGACGTACCAGAGCCTAAACAGGTTATATGAACAGATAAGAGAAAGTGTAGATACTTTAAATGGCGATGTTCACAGGATTTCTGAAAAGTTAGAGGTTTTAAAACTTCACAAAGAGGAGATTGAAAAAAGGCTTTCGAGCGAGGATGCTCAAAGACTTTTTGATGAGCAAAGAAGAGCATTTGAGCGGCTTGAGAACATCCCAGCTGAGAGAAAAAAGCTTAATGAAGAGCTTTTTAAGGTGACTTCCCAAAAAGCAGCAGCTGAGCAAAAACTTGAATTTTCAAAACAGGAGCTGCAGTCAATTGAAAGTGAATATAAATTAGCCTTGGCCGCATTTAAGATAGAGCTTGGATTTGGTTTTGTTTTCAAAGGGATAGAATTTGAAGATGATCAAAAGCTTTTAGAGTTTGCAAGGTCTAAGGAAGGTGAGCTAAAAGAGTATTCACAGAAGGATTTTTCTTCAATATTTCAGAAGCTTATGTCCATCCATTACACAACACAGATTCAGCTTGCAGAGTTTGGAGCAGACCTTGTTGATTGGAAGGACGACAAGACAACCTACAAAAGGTATTTGTGGACTTGCAGAAAAGAGGGAAGATTTCTTTCTCTTTACCAGTTTATGGATGAAATTGCAGCAGAGATTGCTGAAAAAAAGAACTTAATAACAGAGAGCGAAAGAGAGCTTTTTGAAGAGGTTTTGGCAAAGAACATAGGCTTTAAGATTTCAAGAAAAATCATGCTTGCTCAGGACTGGGTAAAGAGGATGAACGAGCTTATGGCAAATTTGTCTACATCAAGTGGTCTTACATTCCGGCTCTCTTGGGAACAGAAAAGACAAGAGACAGAGGATGAGCTTTCTACAGGTGAGCTGGTAAAGCTTTTAAGCAAAGACCCTCTTGCCGCAACAGATGAAGACAGAAACAAGATTGCAATGCATTTTAGGTCGCGCATAGAAAAAGCAAAAAAGTACCAAGAAAACCCTGAAAATTTTGCAACACTCTATGAGATAATCAAAGAGATTCTTGATTACAGACAGTGGTTTGAGTTCAGGCTCTACTACCAAAAGGTAGGGGAAAGCAGAAAAGAGCTTACAAACAATGCATTTGACAAGTTCTCTGGCGGTGAAAAAGCACTCTCCATCTATGTCCCACTCTTAGCAGCACTTTGTGCTAAATACCAGAGCGCTGCAAACTTTGCGCCGCGGATAATTGCGCTTGATGAAGCATTTGCTGGTGTTGATGAGAACAATATTGAAAATATGTTTGATTTGATTGAAAAGCTTGAATTTGACTATATAATGAACTCTCAGGTTTTGTGGGGGGATTACAAAACAGTGCCAGGACTTTGCATATATGAGCTTTTGAGAGAGAACAATCAGCCATCTGTTCTAAAAGTAAAGTATGTCTGGAACGGGTACAAGAAGGTGTTGGTTGAGGTATGA